The following nucleotide sequence is from Candidatus Methanosuratincola sp..
TGGCGACCGCCTTGTTGAAATCTGCGTCTCTGCCGGCAAAGTCCGAGATTTTATCATTGATCCTTTGGAGGTCGAGCCTGATTCTGCCGATGTCGGACTCCAAAAAAGTGATGTACTCCTCTATCCGCCTTAGTCTTTCCACTAGGTCTCTCCTTAGAAGCGCGAGCTCTACCTTGAATTCGTCCACGTCTCTCTCGCTTCTGTCTTGGAAACTCACTCGTGACACCCTTGTAACGCGTCTAGTTATCCATTTGTAATTTTGATATTTTAAGGTTTTTGGTTGTGAGTGACTTTCTATCACTAAGGTTTATTTACCTGTGCCCTGTTTATCACAATAATGTGATTTAATATCACTACATTCTCACAATCACAGCGAATGCTTCGCTATCAGGTCGATTTTGGTGACGATCCCCACCATCGTTCCATGTTCACTCACTAGGACCGCCGGACTCTTTGCAGACAGCAGACGTGCAACTTCGTCAAGGTCCGTGTCAATGCTCACAACCGGAAAACCTTCTTCCAAAAACTTCTCGACCTTCTGCTTGAGCAGGTCTTTCATAGACCCCTTCGCTACTTCCTTGAGGATCGTCTCCTCCCGCAGGCTCCCGACTATCTTGTCGTCTTCCACTACCGGCATCTGCGATATCCCTTTCTTCCACATTAGCTCTATTGCCTTCTCAAGGGGCTCGTCTGCTCTCACACTAATTATGGGCGAATGCATCACGTCTTTAATTTTGGGGCTCTTCCTCTCCTCCATATTGAGCGCCAGGAGGATCTTCCGCAGGGTGGAGAGCCGGGGGTCTATCGTCCCGGCCTCGATCCTGGCTACCAGGGCCTGACTCACCCCCGCCTTCTTCGCCAGTTGTTCCTGCGTGAGCCCCGCCTTCTTTCTCATTGCCCTTATCTCTTGCGGGGTGGGCAAAGAGACCATATAATAACCTCTCTTGATAATATCTAAATAATGATTATTTAGCTTATGGTGCGGACTATGAGGGCTTGGCGCGCACACCTCTACATTCGCGGGCTTGTTCAGGGAGTCGGTTTCAGGCCTTATGTGTACTCCCTTGCGACGTCCAAAGGGCTTTGCGGCTTTGTATCGAATTTGGCAGACGCCGGCGTCGAGGTGGTCGTGGAGGGCGATGAAGATGCCATCAAGGAGTTCATCGAGGAGCTGCCGCAGAAGAAGCCCTCGGTGTCGAGAATAGACGAGGTTGAGGTGCGCTGGGAGGAGCCTGGCAACGCCTTCTCCGGGTTCACGATCTCCGAAAGCCAGGAGAGGCGGATTTCTGTGAGATCTGTGATACCAGTGGATCTGGGGATTTGTGATTTATGTGTCACAGAAATCACTGGCAGCAGCCGCTTCACCGGCTACCCTTTCACCACATGTGCACAGTGTGGTCCGCGCTTCACTATGATTCGCAGGCTTCCCTACGATCGTGTGAACACGTCGATGGACGCATTCCCTTTCTGTCCCGAGTGCCTGCGCGAATACCTTGACCCGAAAAACAGGAGGTACGACGCCCAGGGCTTTGCTTGCCCCAAATGCGGCCCCAAATTGACGCTTCTCGACGCCTCTGGGAACACCATAAGCTCTGAAGATCCGATCGGCTTGGCAGCAGAGCTGCTTTCTGAGGGGTCTGTTATAGCAATCAAGGGGCTCGGCGGGTTCCACCTCTCGGCAGACGCCTTCGACGAATCCTCTGTTGCCGAGCTGAGAAGACGGCGCCGCCGCCCCAGCCAGCCCTTCGCGATAATGTCCCCGTCAATTGAAGCGATAGAGCGCTTCGCAGAAGTGAGCCAGGACGAGGCGGAGCTGCTCGCTTCCCCGGCGCGCCCGATTGTGGTCCTTGACAAATCGGAAAACTGCAGTCTCGCCGACTCTGTCTCGCCCGGGCTCCAATCTGTCGGAGTCATGCTGCCGTACACTGGCATCCACCTGCTTCTGCTGAGATCGTTCCGCAAAGAAGCACTGGTCATGACCTCCGCAAATTATCCCGGGAAGCCGATGATAATCGACGAAAGGTCTGCGCTCAGCGAGCTGAAGGGCGTCGCGGACTACTATCTCGTGCACAACCGGGAAATCGTAAACCGCTGTGACGACTCTGTGATAAAGTCGGACGGGGGCGACAAAGTCTTTCTGAGGCGGTCTCGGGGCTACTCCCCCTCTTACCTTCGCGCCGGGTGGTCTGTCGGCGACAAGTACATACTGAGCCTCGGGGGCGAGTTGAACAACAACGCCTCTCTCTTTGTGAAAGATCAAATCATAACAACACAACACGTCGGGGACGTCGACGAGCTTGAAACTTTGGATTTTATGAAAAATGCGATCAGATTTATTGAGAAAACGTATGATCTTAAAAAACCTGATTTAATTGTTTGCGATATGAACCCCTCCTTCTTGACTGCACGCTATGCGGAGGAGCTGTCCTCCGATCTTGAATCGCCTCTAGTTCGAGTTCAGCATCATCACGCGCATGCGGCCGCCCTGATGGTTGAGAACTCGATAGGCTTGGGCGAGGAGACCGTTTCAATAGTTATAGACGGAACTGGCTACGGGCTTGATGGCAACTCGTGGGGAGGCGAGATATTTGTCGCAGGGTATTCTGATTTCAAGCGCCTGGCGCACCTCGAGCCCCATCCGCTGCCGGGCGGCGACATCTGCGCCTACTATCCTGCCAGGGTGCTCGCTTCCATCTTGAGTTCAACAAGGTCTGATTCTGAAATCGAAAGGCTGTTAACGAAAAATGCATCTAAGTACTTTAAACACGGAATTGAAGAATTGAGGATTGTGCTTAAACAGTGTAGGGATGCTCGTGCGTTAAAGACAACGAGTTTGGGTAGGCTTTTGGACGCGATCGCCGTCGCGCTCGATGTTTGCTATGCTAGGACTTACGAGGGCGAGCCCCCTATGCGCTTAGAGTCCCTGGCTTTAGGCAGTGGACCAAGCGAAATCCCGCTCGAACTGGGGTATAGGCGAGAAAACGGCGTGTATGTTTTTGATACTTCCTCATTGGTGGACTCGGTGGTTGATATAAAAGAGGCTTTTGATAAGAAAGACATCGCTTTCGCGGTCCATAGAAGCATCGGGCGTGCTCTCGGGGAAGTTGCCTGTCTCCTGGCCGGGGAATACGGGATCGGAACGATAGGTCTTACAGGCGGGGCGGCAGTAAACACTTTAATAAGGCGCTACATAAAAGAAAAAGTTTTAGAAAATAACAAAAAATTTATTGTTAATAAAAATTATCCCTGCGGAGATGGCTGCGTCTCGGTAGGGCAGTCCGTTGTTGCTTCATCGCGTATTTTGTGATTAATATCACGAATCACACTCTGATGCCTGATGGGGAAATTGGAAGAGCTTATTCTCTTGGGCTGCCAGCAGGAGTCTCCATAAGGATCAAAAAATATCATCAAAAACCACCATCAACTTCCATGGCGGGCACCTCCTAATTTTTTGCTATCATGAGTTGATGATGATCCTATGAAAAACCTTCATTTTTGATGAATAGCGAGCCTCACTTTGTCAATTGTGATAGAGCCGCCCCATGTGTGACTTAGAGCAGCAGAAAAAGCGCTGCTGCACAGACCACAGGGATCCCCACCAGCCAGATTAAACCCCGTTTTGCGACATGAATCGACTCTTCGGTGATCGACCAGAGGATCCTGAGCCCGTTCTCCCCCAGCAGGTTCACGTCTTTCACTACATGTTTAGAAAATTCGACTTTGCACTTGGAGATTTTCGACTCCGCCTCTCTTACAGCCCGAGTTATGCTCTCAATGAGCGCAGCCTCCGGTACGACTTTGCCAAGGACGTGGTACCCCTGACCTCCTGCAGTCCCGGTCACCACGTGCGTGTCCGTGGTCGTAACCTCTGAAACCTCGTACCCCCGTCTAGAGATCTCCTCCCTGATACTCTCGGCAATGCCGCACAGCAGATTGTTCCCGTCCAACGAGATGAATGCCGACTTGTGTCCGTTCACCTGTGTCACCAAAGCCATCACCCCGCCTTCCCCGATCCCGTCCCTCCTGGAGAACCCTTCTAGCCTAGATTGGGAAAAGCCGGCGTAGAGCTCCCCCGTCTCCGATGCTGCCTTGTCCAGCGCGTCTTTCAGCGCAGCGAGCAGGTCCTCCTCGTCCCGTCTTTCGAACGCCTCGTAGGTCTCGTCCATCGAATTATGGGCATCCACTATGACACCATCAGAATACCCGTATTCGGCTAGTTTTTCGACACAGATTTCGTGCACACGCCTGGGCAGATCCTCGGTAGGCACGGGGGATCTCGAAATCACAACTAGAGGGGTCCTGCCAAAAATCTGGAGAGTCACTGTGACCCTCCCAGCTTTGCTGCGCACCGGCTTAGAGGCGTATCCGTCTCTTTCCGTGTAGCTCGCAGCCACCGCTGTGTCGATTATCCTCCTGCAGTCCTCGCTTGAGACCGGGTCATCCTCGTGAGTCGTGGGCGTGTGGAATATTAGCGGGACGACCCCGGCGTCAGCCAGGCTGGATGCGAGAGCAGTCGGCAGGGCGGCGCCCCCGAGGTTCCTGAAAGGACCCGGGTGGACAAGGGGGGCTACCGCGAGGCACCTTCCTTTTTGGTTTCTGAAACTGATGGTTCGGACCTCCACGTCCCTTTTCAGAGAGAGCTTTTTCAGGTCGTTTTCAAGGAACTCACTTTGGTCCAGAATGAGGGAGGCTATGAACGACTTGAACAGGGAGAGGGTGCCCACGCCGGAGATTCTTTCCCCCACCTTCTCTATTTGTGAGTAATAGAGTTCGGCGGTCAGGATCGACGCGATGCAGGTCAGACCAAACATAAAAAATCCGTTGGTGAAGAGGTTCCCCTCAAAAAAGTAGAGCACCATCGAGTGTGCGAGCACAACCAGTCCTGGCTGGACAATGCTTTCTAGGACAACCCCTAACCTTTTGCTTTTTGAGACTGCCTTGAGTACCACATATTCGTAAACCATTGCGACCCCGCAAGAAAGAAAGTAGGCTCTCTCGAGGATGCCGCCGTTTCCGAATGCCCTAGCGAAAAGTCCGCCTATCAGGATCCCCATCCCAATGAAAACGATTCCGAAGAGCGCCAGTCCAAGGGCCCTCCTCCTCGTCAGAAAGCCGTCTTTATTACCTATTATGTACCCGGAAATGATCCCGGAAATGCCGAGAGAAAAAGCCCCGTCGATCATTCCGACCGTTATGCCTGCCGTTCCCAGTGCCAGCCAGTAAGCAATCACGCAGAATAATGTCCCGAAGAGCACGACTTGGACTATCAGCATCGACTTGCCGGGGAGACTAAAAAAAGACCTGTACTTCTTCGTCAGCTGCGAAGTAAAGTCCAACTGTTCTTCATCTCATTGATAATTTGCTGTTCAATAAAAGTTAAAAACTTATTCCGAACCCAGTATGTCTGGTGCTGCCTTGTTGCTCTCGGTGAAGTGGCAGAACGGCGTGCTTGTGGAATCGAATGGGCTTTCCATGATTCTTGATCCACTGAAGAAGGCCGGGTCTGTGGATTTTGCGTTCATATCGCACGCCCACATGGATCATACCCATGCCTTTACCGACTCGAGCAAAATCAAGTACTCGACAAAGGAGACTGCCACGCTCTACGAGGCAGTTGCCGACCGGAAGACGAAGAACGTCGTATCATGCACCTATGGTCAAACTCTCTTCCTCCATGAAATTCGATTGAAAGCGGTGAATTCCGGACACGTTTTCGGTTCCGCCGCGCTTCTCCTGACCGCTGGGGATGTGACTTTTTTCTACACGGGGGACTTCAATTTCACCGATTCTTTGACCCAGAAGGCGATATCCCCGCAGGATTGTGACGTCCTTGTGATCGAGACGACCTACGGGCGGCCTGACTTTGTCTTCCCCAAGAGGGAGGACGTCTACGACCAGATAGTCCAATGGGCGGCATCGACGATAATGCGAGGCGACATCCCTTGCTTTTTGCTGTACCCAGTCGGGAAGGCGCAAGAGGTGACGCGCCTCTTCAATCTCTACACCTCTATCCCGGTGGTGACCCACCCGTCGATCACGAGGGCAAACGGGATCGTAAACTCATTCGGGTGCGGGCTCTCCTTTTATGATCTTGCCGATGCCGGCGAAGAAATCCTAAAGTCCGGGAACTGCGTCTGCCTATTCCCCACTTCCCTCAACAGCAGGGCGATAAAGATGGTTTACCCGAGAGCCAAGGTGGCGACGGTAACCGGCTGGGGGCTCACCTTTGGAAAAAGGAACGCGGATGCGACCTTCGTTCTCAGTAGCCACGCCGATTACGCGCAGCTAATCTCTTTCGTAAAAGAATGCAACCCGAAGAAGGTCTATACGATGCATGGGTACGCTGAGATATTCTCAAACAAACTGAAAAGAATGGGTTACGACTCGGTGCCGCTTGAGGTCTAGCCCGCTCAACCGAAGAGCAGGTGTGCCAGGATTACCGTTCCCATGAGCATTATTGAGGCGAGAACAACGTAATGTGGCCTTATCTTCACACCGTGCGTTTCGTCCTCAAAGAACCTCATCAACCCTGCGCCAGACATTGGCATTGGCGCCCTCTCTTTATCCTTCCTTGGCAAAGCGACCACCCCTTCAGAAGTCCACTCCATCGTTTTTAAACATTATGTATATTACAAGCTTGACCCAATAATAAGTTGTTTCTCGCTAGGAGGCATGCTTTATGCCAGAGTCAAATAGAGAGAAGTTCGAGCGCGTGTTAAGGAGCATTGAGGATCACCACAGGACCCTGAGGGACTCCCTCCCAATGATAGCCAGCGAAAACGTCCCCAGCCCAGCGGTAAGGGAGGCCTTGGCGTGCGATTTTGGGAACAGGTACGCCGAGGGTTGGGTTGGGGAGCGGGTTTACGCCGGGTGCAAGTACCTTGATGAAGTCGAAAGCATAGCTATAGAACTGGGTAAGGCACTCTTCCATGGCGAATTTGTGGATGTAAGGCCCATCTCAGGGGTCTTTGCCAACCTGGCTACCTTCTCCGTTTTCGCAAACCCGGGGGACGTGATCCTGTCGTGTTCCATACCGACCGGAGGGCACATAAGTCATGCCAAGGAGAAATTGGGCGGCACGGCGGGCTTGATAAGAAAGCTTGATGTGCAGAATTACCCTTTTGATATAGATGATTTCAACATCGACCTGGACGAGACTGAGAAGATGGTGCACGAGCTCGACGCCCAGGGCAAGACGCCGAAGATGTTCATCCTTGGCGCGAGCGTCTTCCTGTTCCCCCACCCGGTGAAGGAGATTGTTGAGCTCGCAAAGACCTATGGCGCAAAAGTGGTTTACGACGCGGCGCACGTCGCCGGCCTCATCGCAGGCGGGATCTTCCAGGATCCCCTCAGGGATGGTGTGGACGCCATGACCATGAGCACCCACAAAACCCTGGCAGGTCCGCAACACGGCATCATCGTCTCATGGGAAAAGTACGCGGAACCATTAAAGAAGGCTGTTTTCCCTGGTCTGTCGAGCAATCACCACCTCCACGCGGTGGCCGGGGTCGCCATAGCATTCTCAGAGGCGATGGAATTCTACAAAGACTACGCAAGGGCGATTGTGACGAATTCAAAGGCTCTGGCGCAGGCACTTTATGAGCGCGGCATGGATGTGCTCTATGAAAAGAAGGGTTTCACAGAATCTCACATCCTGCTCGTGGACGTCACCAAATATGGCAATGGGTTTGAGATCGAGAAGAAGCTGGAGGCTGCAAACATAATCGTAAACAGAAACCTCCTGCCGTACGACAAGAAGATGGGGCGGGATTACAAAGCACCCGGCGGAATCCGCATCGGGACCCAGGAGCTTACCCACCTCGGGATGAAGAAATCGGAGATGATAGAGATTGCAGAGCTGATGAAGTCGATCATAGTAGACGGAGTCGATCCGAGGGATGTTGCGCCAAGGGTTTCGGAATTGCGAGCCCCGTTCCAGAAAGTGCAGTACTGCTTCTCTAACCAGACCGATGCCTATCAGCACATCAAGATAAGATAGATCCGCAGAAAAGGTACATGGGGATGTGGGCGTGAAAGTATCCGACATAATTAATCAAAATGTCATCTACGCAGAGGTCCCCGGGAGCAGGGATCAGGTCCTCAGGGTGCTGCAGGAAAAGAAGATCTCCGGGATGCCCGTTGTGAAAAAGGGGACAAAACAGCTTATAGGCATTATCACTAGGGAGGACATCCTGAGGCATCCGGACGAGGAACAGCTTGCCCTCATAATGAACAGGAACGTCTTAAGCGTGGATTACGATGCTTCCTTTGAAGAATGCCTCAGGGTAATGAAGGAGAGGGGCTTCCGCCGAATCCCGGTGGTATCGCAGGGGGAATTGAAGGGAATTATAACGGTGGGAGACATAGTCCACAAGGTCATCGCCAATTCCTCCTCCTCTGCCAAGGTCTCTGACTTCATGCGCAGAAAAGTGTTGGCTGTTTGGGGGGCGACTCCCGTAAACATTGCGAGCCGGATAATGCACATGGCCGGCGAATACGTAGCCCTAGTCTTGGATAATGAGGTGAGGGTCGCTGGGATCGTCTCGAACACCGACCTGATACGGCTTGTGGAGATGAAAATGGAAGAAAAGAAGTCCGTCTTGAAGTCCGGCTCAGAGTCTCAGGAATGGGACTGGGAGACTTCTTCCGTCCTCTACATCTCAAAACAGAAGATTTCTCTGCCGTTCATGCCGCTCCATCAGATCATGTCCACCCCATGCATCACCATAAGCGAATCATCAACTATAGCCGAGTGCGCAAATAAAATGCTGAAGTATAACATCGATCAGCTGCCCGTCACAAACATCCGGGACGAGGTCATTGGGATGATCTTTGACATCGATTTGGTAAAGTCACTGTGACCCCATAAACTGCTTTAGGTCG
It contains:
- a CDS encoding CBS domain-containing protein; this translates as MPTPQEIRAMRKKAGLTQEQLAKKAGVSQALVARIEAGTIDPRLSTLRKILLALNMEERKSPKIKDVMHSPIISVRADEPLEKAIELMWKKGISQMPVVEDDKIVGSLREETILKEVAKGSMKDLLKQKVEKFLEEGFPVVSIDTDLDEVARLLSAKSPAVLVSEHGTMVGIVTKIDLIAKHSL
- the hypF gene encoding carbamoyltransferase HypF, with the translated sequence MRAWRAHLYIRGLVQGVGFRPYVYSLATSKGLCGFVSNLADAGVEVVVEGDEDAIKEFIEELPQKKPSVSRIDEVEVRWEEPGNAFSGFTISESQERRISVRSVIPVDLGICDLCVTEITGSSRFTGYPFTTCAQCGPRFTMIRRLPYDRVNTSMDAFPFCPECLREYLDPKNRRYDAQGFACPKCGPKLTLLDASGNTISSEDPIGLAAELLSEGSVIAIKGLGGFHLSADAFDESSVAELRRRRRRPSQPFAIMSPSIEAIERFAEVSQDEAELLASPARPIVVLDKSENCSLADSVSPGLQSVGVMLPYTGIHLLLLRSFRKEALVMTSANYPGKPMIIDERSALSELKGVADYYLVHNREIVNRCDDSVIKSDGGDKVFLRRSRGYSPSYLRAGWSVGDKYILSLGGELNNNASLFVKDQIITTQHVGDVDELETLDFMKNAIRFIEKTYDLKKPDLIVCDMNPSFLTARYAEELSSDLESPLVRVQHHHAHAAALMVENSIGLGEETVSIVIDGTGYGLDGNSWGGEIFVAGYSDFKRLAHLEPHPLPGGDICAYYPARVLASILSSTRSDSEIERLLTKNASKYFKHGIEELRIVLKQCRDARALKTTSLGRLLDAIAVALDVCYARTYEGEPPMRLESLALGSGPSEIPLELGYRRENGVYVFDTSSLVDSVVDIKEAFDKKDIAFAVHRSIGRALGEVACLLAGEYGIGTIGLTGGAAVNTLIRRYIKEKVLENNKKFIVNKNYPCGDGCVSVGQSVVASSRIL
- a CDS encoding DUF2070 family protein, with protein sequence MDFTSQLTKKYRSFFSLPGKSMLIVQVVLFGTLFCVIAYWLALGTAGITVGMIDGAFSLGISGIISGYIIGNKDGFLTRRRALGLALFGIVFIGMGILIGGLFARAFGNGGILERAYFLSCGVAMVYEYVVLKAVSKSKRLGVVLESIVQPGLVVLAHSMVLYFFEGNLFTNGFFMFGLTCIASILTAELYYSQIEKVGERISGVGTLSLFKSFIASLILDQSEFLENDLKKLSLKRDVEVRTISFRNQKGRCLAVAPLVHPGPFRNLGGAALPTALASSLADAGVVPLIFHTPTTHEDDPVSSEDCRRIIDTAVAASYTERDGYASKPVRSKAGRVTVTLQIFGRTPLVVISRSPVPTEDLPRRVHEICVEKLAEYGYSDGVIVDAHNSMDETYEAFERRDEEDLLAALKDALDKAASETGELYAGFSQSRLEGFSRRDGIGEGGVMALVTQVNGHKSAFISLDGNNLLCGIAESIREEISRRGYEVSEVTTTDTHVVTGTAGGQGYHVLGKVVPEAALIESITRAVREAESKISKCKVEFSKHVVKDVNLLGENGLRILWSITEESIHVAKRGLIWLVGIPVVCAAALFLLL
- a CDS encoding MBL fold metallo-hydrolase, whose amino-acid sequence is MSGAALLLSVKWQNGVLVESNGLSMILDPLKKAGSVDFAFISHAHMDHTHAFTDSSKIKYSTKETATLYEAVADRKTKNVVSCTYGQTLFLHEIRLKAVNSGHVFGSAALLLTAGDVTFFYTGDFNFTDSLTQKAISPQDCDVLVIETTYGRPDFVFPKREDVYDQIVQWAASTIMRGDIPCFLLYPVGKAQEVTRLFNLYTSIPVVTHPSITRANGIVNSFGCGLSFYDLADAGEEILKSGNCVCLFPTSLNSRAIKMVYPRAKVATVTGWGLTFGKRNADATFVLSSHADYAQLISFVKECNPKKVYTMHGYAEIFSNKLKRMGYDSVPLEV
- a CDS encoding preprotein translocase subunit Sec61beta, with protein sequence MPRKDKERAPMPMSGAGLMRFFEDETHGVKIRPHYVVLASIMLMGTVILAHLLFG
- the glyA gene encoding serine hydroxymethyltransferase; the encoded protein is MPESNREKFERVLRSIEDHHRTLRDSLPMIASENVPSPAVREALACDFGNRYAEGWVGERVYAGCKYLDEVESIAIELGKALFHGEFVDVRPISGVFANLATFSVFANPGDVILSCSIPTGGHISHAKEKLGGTAGLIRKLDVQNYPFDIDDFNIDLDETEKMVHELDAQGKTPKMFILGASVFLFPHPVKEIVELAKTYGAKVVYDAAHVAGLIAGGIFQDPLRDGVDAMTMSTHKTLAGPQHGIIVSWEKYAEPLKKAVFPGLSSNHHLHAVAGVAIAFSEAMEFYKDYARAIVTNSKALAQALYERGMDVLYEKKGFTESHILLVDVTKYGNGFEIEKKLEAANIIVNRNLLPYDKKMGRDYKAPGGIRIGTQELTHLGMKKSEMIEIAELMKSIIVDGVDPRDVAPRVSELRAPFQKVQYCFSNQTDAYQHIKIR
- a CDS encoding CBS domain-containing protein — its product is MKVSDIINQNVIYAEVPGSRDQVLRVLQEKKISGMPVVKKGTKQLIGIITREDILRHPDEEQLALIMNRNVLSVDYDASFEECLRVMKERGFRRIPVVSQGELKGIITVGDIVHKVIANSSSSAKVSDFMRRKVLAVWGATPVNIASRIMHMAGEYVALVLDNEVRVAGIVSNTDLIRLVEMKMEEKKSVLKSGSESQEWDWETSSVLYISKQKISLPFMPLHQIMSTPCITISESSTIAECANKMLKYNIDQLPVTNIRDEVIGMIFDIDLVKSL